The Denticeps clupeoides chromosome 5, fDenClu1.1, whole genome shotgun sequence genome includes a region encoding these proteins:
- the nr2f5 gene encoding nuclear receptor subfamily 2 group F member 5, translating to MAMVVNQWQENISADPGSQLQICSQEPGGTPGTPSGSTPGNDALSGDKIPNVDCMVCGDKSSGKHYGQFTCEGCKSFFKRSVRRNLSYTCRGNRDCPIDQHHRNQCQYCRLKKCLKVGMRREAVQRGRMSNSQSSPGQYLANGNDPYNGQPYLSGFISLLLRAEPYPTSRYGAQCMQSNNLMGIENICELAARLLFSAVEWAKNIPFFPDLQLMDQVALLRMSWSELFVLNAAQCSMPLHVAPLLAAAGLHASPMSAERVVAFMDHIRVFQEQVEKLKALQVDTAEYSCLKSIVLFTSDAMGLSDVAHVESIQEKSQCALEEYVRNQYPSQPNRFGRLLLRLPSLRIVSSPVIEQLFFVRLVGKTPIETLLRDMLLSGSSYNWPYMPVQRDRPLALHYNENGP from the exons ATGGCAATGGTAGTAAACCAGTGGCAAGAGAACATTTCGGCCGATCCCGGGTCCCAGCTCCAGATATGCAGCCAGGAGCCCGGCGGGACGCCGGGGACCCCCTCCGGTTCCACCCCGGGGAACGACGCGCTCTCCGGCGACAAGATCCCCAACGTGGACTGCATGGTGTGCGGGGACAAGTCCAGCGGGAAGCACTACGGCCAGTTCACGTGCGAGggctgcaagagcttcttcaaGCGCTCGGTGCGGCGGAACCTGAGCTACACCTGCCGGGGCAACCGCGACTGCCCCATCGACCAGCACCACCGGAACCAGTGCCAGTACTGCCGCCTGAAGAAGTGCTTGAAAGTCGGCATGAGGCGAGAGG CTGTCCAGAGAGGCCGCATGTCCAACTCCCAGTCCAGTCCTGGTCAGTATCTGGCCAATGGCAATGACCCATACAACGGCCAGCCCTACCTATCAGGCTTCATCTCCCTGCTGCTCCGGGCAGAGCCTTACCCTACCTCCCGCTACGGCGCACAGTGCATGCAGTCCAACAACCTCATGGGCATTGAGAACATCTGTGAGCTGGCTGCCCGTCTGCTCTTTAGCGCAGTGGAGTGGGCCAAGAACATCCCGTTCTTCCCTGACCTGCAGCTCATGGATCAG GTGGCGCTGCTGCGCATGTCGTGGAGCGAGCTTTTTGTGCTCAACGCTGCTCAGTGCTCCATGCCCTTGCATGTGGCACCACTGCTGGCTGCCGCCGGCCTCCATGCCTCGCCCATGTCTGCCGAGCGTGTGGTGGCCTTCATGGACCACATCCGCGTCTTCCAGGAGCAGGTGGAGAAGCTGAAGGCCCTGCAGGTGGACACGGCCGAATACTCCTGCCTCAAGTCCATCGTCCTCTTCACCTCTG ATGCTATGGGTCTGTCTGATGTGGCTCACGTGGAGAGCATTCAGGAGAAGTCCCAGTGTGCATTGGAGGAGTATGTGCGGAACCAGTACCCCAGCCAACCCAACCGCTTCGGCCGCTTGCTGCTTCGCCTGCCCTCCCTGCGCATCGTGTCCTCGCCCGTCATCGAGCAGCTCTTCTTTGTTCGTCTGGTGGGCAAGACGCCCATCGAGACCTTGCTGAGGGACATGCTCCTGTCTGGCTCCAGCTACAACTGGCCCTACATGCCTGTGCAGAGGGATCGTCCCCTCGCCCTGCATTACAACGAGAACGGGCCCTGA